Proteins encoded in a region of the Hyphomicrobiales bacterium genome:
- a CDS encoding CatB-related O-acetyltransferase, with product MNNLLTNLRYILARALKKAQISAIKSSNIDPTSKIEAGSQVSNLKMGRHSYCGYNCTLINVDIGSFCSIADQVYIGGAGHPSHFVSTSPAFLKHKGNPKKTYSLHSYSHQPQTYIGHDVWIGHGAKIKAGIKIGDGAIVGMGSIVTSDVQPYSIVAGNPARLIRARFDTAIVNALLESQWWNYDDVTLTEAASLFTDPTDFLKSKGLI from the coding sequence ATGAACAACCTACTAACTAACCTGCGTTATATCTTAGCTAGAGCTTTAAAAAAGGCACAAATAAGCGCAATAAAGTCCAGCAATATAGATCCCACATCAAAGATTGAAGCAGGGTCACAAGTTTCAAATTTAAAGATGGGACGCCACTCTTACTGTGGATATAACTGCACACTGATTAATGTAGACATAGGTAGTTTCTGCTCAATTGCCGATCAAGTCTATATCGGAGGAGCAGGTCACCCGTCTCACTTTGTGTCTACAAGCCCGGCATTTTTAAAGCATAAAGGAAACCCCAAGAAAACATACTCGCTGCATAGTTATTCTCACCAACCACAAACCTATATAGGGCACGATGTCTGGATAGGACATGGGGCAAAAATAAAAGCTGGCATTAAGATTGGTGATGGTGCCATTGTCGGTATGGGCAGCATTGTTACTTCAGATGTCCAGCCCTACAGCATAGTTGCTGGAAATCCAGCGAGGCTAATTCGCGCCAGATTTGATACTGCGATTGTCAACGCACTCTTGGAATCTCAATGGTGGAATTATGATGATGTAACTTTGACCGAAGCTGCTTCTTTGTTTACCGACCCCACCGATTTTCTAAAAAGTAAGGGCTTAATATGA
- a CDS encoding glycosyltransferase family 4 protein — protein MIIAHVCLSCFYIDDRSYQENELVKQHIKDGHEVIVIASTHNHDENGKTVYVEPADYIGAEGARIIRLPYRFAFLSHFIASKLRIHKGVYDLLVRLKPDAILFHGTTGWEMLNIARYKREFPKVITYIDAHEYWGNSAKGFVSREILHRRYYGPILRKSHQAFSKILCISTEVMDFVNEVYGIPKGKLEFYPLGGRPIPPDEYKKLRETSRQALKIERQQILFVQSGKITRKKKLIESLTAFSKVTNPDFRLCIIGVLDDTIEAEVMALINADKRVQFLGWKSADEMNAILAAADIYLQPGTQSVTMQNSLCAHCAVILDDVKAHTKYIKENGWLISEAQSLENILKEVSTKRDELERMQQNSYAIAEAILDYKKLAKRVLS, from the coding sequence ATGATAATCGCACATGTATGTTTATCATGCTTTTATATCGATGACCGTAGTTATCAAGAAAATGAGTTGGTCAAGCAGCATATCAAAGATGGCCATGAGGTTATTGTTATCGCCTCGACGCATAATCACGATGAAAACGGCAAGACAGTTTATGTAGAGCCCGCCGATTACATTGGTGCGGAAGGGGCGCGAATAATACGGCTTCCATACAGGTTTGCCTTTTTATCTCATTTCATCGCGTCAAAATTACGCATCCACAAAGGTGTTTATGATCTTCTCGTAAGGTTGAAGCCAGATGCTATTTTATTTCATGGCACGACGGGTTGGGAGATGCTGAATATTGCCAGATACAAAAGAGAATTTCCAAAAGTCATTACGTATATAGATGCGCATGAATATTGGGGGAACTCTGCAAAAGGATTTGTCTCACGCGAAATACTGCACAGACGCTACTATGGGCCGATCTTAAGAAAATCACATCAGGCGTTTTCAAAGATATTATGCATATCGACTGAGGTCATGGACTTCGTAAATGAGGTATATGGCATTCCCAAAGGAAAATTAGAATTTTATCCGTTAGGCGGCAGGCCAATACCGCCTGATGAGTACAAAAAATTACGCGAAACTTCTAGGCAAGCGCTAAAGATTGAAAGACAACAAATCTTGTTTGTTCAATCAGGCAAAATAACTCGAAAGAAAAAACTGATTGAGAGTTTGACAGCATTTTCCAAAGTGACCAATCCTGACTTTAGATTATGCATTATTGGAGTTTTGGACGATACGATTGAGGCTGAAGTAATGGCTCTTATCAACGCTGATAAGAGAGTGCAATTTCTCGGTTGGAAATCCGCTGATGAAATGAATGCAATATTGGCCGCAGCAGACATCTATCTACAACCTGGAACCCAATCTGTAACGATGCAAAATAGCCTATGTGCTCACTGCGCAGTGATCCTAGACGATGTGAAAGCACATACCAAATACATAAAAGAAAACGGTTGGCTCATTAGTGAGGCTCAATCCCTGGAAAATATATTGAAAGAAGTCTCAACCAAAAGAGATGAGCTAGAACGGATGCAGCAAAACTCTTACGCCATTGCCGAGGCAATTCTGGACTATAAAAAATTGGCAAAACGAGTGTTGAGTTGA
- the wecC gene encoding UDP-N-acetyl-D-mannosamine dehydrogenase has protein sequence MNFSKICVIGLGYIGLPTATIFASRKVEVIGVDVNQHAIDTINRGEIHIIEPDLDIMVRSCVQAGYLKATNKAEPAEAFLIAVPTPFKGTGHEPDLSYIKQAALTIAPVLEQGNLVVLESTSPVGATEKLANWLAEARPDLTFPETHGEDCDILVAYCPERVLPGHVMRELLENDRVIGGMTQKSSDAAVELYKTFLQAECVITNSRTAEMAKLTENSFRDVNIAFANELSLICDELDINVWELIALTNRHPRVNVLQPGPGVGGHCIAVDPWFIVSRTPNLAKIIRTAREVNDAKPEWVIEKVEVAIGSFLIANPDKTAKDVTICCYGLAFKADIDDLRESPALSIAKQLRERHSGRVLAVEPNIAKLPKDLDKIKLVQLDAGILEADIHVMLVAHKEFKVVENWSGSMVDIVGI, from the coding sequence GTGAATTTTTCCAAAATATGCGTCATTGGATTAGGCTATATCGGTCTTCCTACAGCAACTATATTCGCTTCGCGCAAAGTCGAGGTTATTGGTGTTGATGTCAATCAACATGCAATCGACACCATCAATCGTGGAGAGATCCATATTATTGAACCCGACCTCGACATTATGGTCCGCTCTTGTGTGCAGGCGGGATATTTGAAAGCGACCAATAAAGCGGAGCCTGCAGAAGCATTTCTGATTGCGGTCCCCACCCCGTTTAAGGGGACAGGTCATGAGCCTGATTTAAGCTATATTAAACAGGCAGCATTGACGATCGCGCCAGTTTTAGAGCAAGGCAATCTTGTTGTTTTGGAATCCACCTCACCTGTTGGCGCCACAGAGAAGCTGGCAAATTGGCTGGCAGAGGCCAGACCAGACCTCACCTTCCCTGAAACACACGGAGAAGACTGCGACATACTTGTTGCTTATTGCCCTGAAAGAGTTTTGCCTGGGCACGTAATGCGAGAACTTTTGGAAAACGATCGTGTCATCGGTGGAATGACGCAAAAAAGTTCAGATGCAGCCGTGGAACTCTACAAAACGTTTCTGCAAGCCGAATGTGTAATCACCAATTCCCGTACAGCTGAAATGGCCAAACTGACAGAAAACAGTTTTCGAGATGTGAATATAGCTTTTGCCAACGAACTTTCATTAATTTGCGACGAACTGGACATCAATGTTTGGGAGTTAATTGCACTAACCAACCGACACCCAAGAGTTAATGTTCTACAACCTGGCCCAGGCGTGGGTGGTCACTGTATTGCCGTTGATCCTTGGTTCATCGTCAGCAGAACGCCAAATCTGGCAAAGATTATTCGTACGGCGCGCGAGGTAAATGATGCGAAGCCGGAATGGGTGATAGAAAAAGTTGAGGTCGCTATTGGTTCTTTCCTGATTGCCAATCCTGACAAAACAGCAAAAGACGTTACCATTTGCTGTTATGGATTAGCCTTTAAGGCTGACATTGATGATCTGAGAGAAAGCCCTGCCCTGAGTATTGCGAAACAATTGAGAGAACGGCACTCTGGGCGGGTCCTCGCGGTAGAACCTAATATTGCGAAGCTACCTAAAGACTTGGACAAGATTAAATTGGTCCAGTTGGATGCCGGAATTTTAGAAGCCGATATTCACGTCATGCTTGTCGCACACAAGGAATTTAAAGTTGTCGAGAACTGGAGTGGATCGATGGTCGATATTGTTGGAATTTAA
- the wecB gene encoding UDP-N-acetylglucosamine 2-epimerase (non-hydrolyzing), producing MTPTKRILLVFGTRPEAIKIAPLVLALKEDSRFDVKVCVTAQHRQMLDQVLELFEIVPDFDLDIMTPNQTLHQITARILEGMRTVYEAYDPDMVLVHGDTTTTFAAALAAYYAKIPVGHVEAGLRTGNIYSPWPEEVNRKLTGSLTACHFAPTDLARDNLLAENIDGKSIEVTGNTVIDALLHIQARIKEHPALMATLDDKFKFLNKDKRLILVTGHRRESFGGGFERICNALKEICTENSDVEVLYPVHLNPNVQEPVNRILGGDKNIHLIEPQDYLPFVYLMDRSHIILTDSGGVQEEAPSLGKPVLVMRDTTERPEAVNAGTVKLVGSDVQKIKAEISILLNDQDAYNTMSMAHNPYGDGKACSRIIKRLSQIKSKD from the coding sequence ATGACTCCAACAAAACGGATATTACTTGTTTTCGGAACAAGGCCTGAAGCTATAAAAATTGCTCCCTTGGTATTAGCCCTAAAGGAAGACTCGCGGTTCGATGTGAAGGTCTGCGTTACAGCGCAGCATCGCCAAATGCTGGATCAAGTCCTTGAGCTGTTCGAGATTGTTCCAGACTTCGATCTAGACATCATGACCCCAAACCAGACGCTGCACCAGATAACCGCTAGGATATTGGAAGGGATGCGAACGGTTTATGAAGCCTATGACCCTGATATGGTCTTAGTGCATGGTGACACAACCACAACATTTGCTGCCGCCCTTGCTGCTTATTATGCCAAAATACCTGTTGGGCATGTTGAGGCTGGACTGCGAACTGGGAATATTTATTCGCCTTGGCCAGAAGAAGTAAACCGCAAGCTCACAGGGAGTTTGACTGCCTGTCATTTTGCTCCAACTGATTTAGCTCGTGACAATCTACTTGCTGAAAACATCGATGGAAAATCGATTGAGGTCACAGGCAATACAGTCATTGATGCCCTACTCCACATACAAGCGCGTATAAAAGAGCATCCAGCACTTATGGCCACACTGGACGATAAATTCAAATTTTTGAATAAAGACAAACGCCTCATTCTTGTAACAGGACATCGGCGAGAAAGCTTTGGCGGTGGATTTGAGCGTATTTGTAATGCTTTGAAAGAAATTTGTACGGAAAACTCCGACGTGGAAGTGCTCTATCCCGTCCACCTAAATCCGAATGTTCAAGAACCAGTCAATAGAATATTAGGCGGTGATAAGAATATCCATCTCATTGAGCCACAAGATTATTTGCCCTTTGTTTATCTGATGGATCGGTCGCATATTATATTGACAGATTCAGGTGGCGTGCAGGAAGAGGCCCCTTCCCTTGGTAAGCCCGTACTTGTCATGCGAGATACAACAGAACGTCCAGAAGCCGTTAATGCTGGAACTGTCAAATTAGTGGGCAGCGATGTGCAGAAAATCAAAGCAGAAATTTCTATACTTTTGAATGACCAAGACGCGTATAACACCATGAGTATGGCCCATAATCCATATGGAGATGGGAAAGCATGTTCGCGCATCATCAAGAGATTAAGCCAGATTAAAAGCAAGGACTGA
- a CDS encoding MBL fold metallo-hydrolase, producing MDRMIFTILGCGSSPGVPRIGNDWGACDPKNIKNQRLRCSLMVERVNEQGATTRILIDTSPDLRTQMLREDVQHIDGVIYTHSHADHIHGIDDLRGFWILQRQRIDTYADKITAARLKEAFGYCYETPMGSSYPPILNEHLIEAYKEVTIIGPGGPITALPFEQTHGDISSLGFRIANFAYSSDVNKLDEKAFSVLTGLDTWVVDALRYTPHPSHFSLSEALEAGKRVNAKRTILTHMHIDLDYETLKDELPQGFEPAYDGLKLEISI from the coding sequence ATGGATCGCATGATTTTCACAATTCTTGGATGCGGCTCTTCGCCTGGTGTGCCTCGTATTGGCAATGATTGGGGTGCCTGTGATCCAAAAAACATTAAAAATCAACGCTTACGGTGTTCCTTGATGGTTGAGCGTGTAAACGAGCAGGGGGCCACAACACGCATTTTGATCGACACCTCACCTGATTTGCGCACCCAAATGCTACGTGAAGATGTTCAGCATATTGATGGTGTTATATATACCCACAGCCATGCTGACCACATTCATGGCATTGATGATTTGCGGGGATTTTGGATATTACAGCGACAGCGGATCGATACATATGCTGACAAAATAACTGCCGCGCGCTTAAAAGAAGCTTTTGGTTATTGCTATGAAACACCGATGGGAAGTTCTTATCCTCCAATTCTCAATGAGCATTTGATTGAAGCTTATAAAGAAGTGACGATTATCGGCCCCGGTGGTCCTATCACAGCTTTACCATTTGAGCAGACCCACGGTGATATTTCATCGCTTGGCTTTCGCATTGCGAACTTTGCCTATTCAAGTGATGTGAACAAACTCGATGAGAAAGCCTTCAGTGTTTTGACTGGTCTCGATACATGGGTCGTCGATGCGCTACGCTATACGCCGCATCCAAGTCATTTCTCGCTCTCAGAGGCATTAGAGGCTGGTAAGCGCGTGAATGCGAAACGTACGATCCTGACGCACATGCATATTGACCTAGACTACGAAACGCTAAAAGATGAACTCCCACAAGGGTTTGAACCAGCTTATGATGGTTTAAAATTAGAGATATCCATATAA